One stretch of Streptomyces peucetius DNA includes these proteins:
- a CDS encoding DUF4350 domain-containing protein, which translates to MTGLTDSPTSMSPSTRQVWIRVRGLLLALALLIVAGIALAALRSGDHHGLLDPRSPDPYGSRAVAELLEDRGVSTRVVTRLDDATGAAGPDTTVLVTEPDMLTDAQQQALWSATSASGGRTVLIAPGPASVGTLAPGVGLELPTDVSVRSPQCRLPAARSAGTAEVGGERYTTDAPGTDGCYPSEGVPSLVRIDAQDAGDTVLMGSPDILFNDRLDEHGNASLALNLLGSRPELVWYIPSLDDPSAAEPADGESDDDNNRRDAESEGEDTFLDLIPGGWLWGTLQLAVAAVLAAVWRARRLGPLVTERLPVAIRASEATEGRARLYRRVNARDRAAASLRAATRTRLAPLLGVSAADTHSPEALLPAVSAHLPDGEHDARELLFGAPPADDAALVRLADQLDALEREVRTS; encoded by the coding sequence ATGACCGGGCTCACCGACAGCCCCACCTCCATGTCGCCCTCGACACGCCAGGTGTGGATCCGGGTCCGCGGCCTGCTCCTCGCACTCGCGCTCCTCATCGTGGCCGGCATCGCCCTGGCGGCTCTGCGCTCCGGCGACCATCACGGCCTGCTCGACCCTCGCTCCCCGGACCCGTACGGCAGTCGTGCCGTCGCCGAGCTGCTCGAGGACCGCGGTGTCTCGACCCGAGTCGTCACCAGGCTCGACGACGCCACCGGTGCGGCCGGCCCGGACACCACCGTCCTCGTCACCGAACCCGACATGCTGACGGATGCCCAACAGCAGGCTCTTTGGTCCGCGACATCCGCCTCCGGCGGACGTACGGTACTGATCGCGCCCGGTCCTGCCTCCGTCGGAACGCTGGCGCCCGGCGTCGGCCTCGAGCTCCCGACCGACGTCTCCGTCCGCAGCCCCCAGTGCCGGCTGCCTGCCGCCCGCAGCGCCGGCACCGCCGAAGTCGGCGGTGAGCGGTACACGACCGACGCCCCTGGTACCGACGGCTGCTACCCGAGCGAGGGAGTGCCCTCCCTGGTCAGGATCGACGCCCAGGATGCCGGCGACACCGTCCTCATGGGGTCCCCCGACATCCTCTTCAACGATCGTCTCGACGAACACGGCAATGCCTCCCTCGCCCTGAACCTCCTCGGGTCCCGGCCCGAGCTGGTCTGGTACATCCCTTCGCTCGACGATCCCTCCGCGGCGGAACCCGCCGACGGAGAAAGCGACGACGACAACAACAGGCGCGATGCCGAGAGCGAGGGCGAGGACACGTTCCTCGACCTGATCCCCGGGGGCTGGCTGTGGGGCACGCTGCAACTCGCCGTGGCCGCCGTCCTCGCCGCCGTCTGGCGTGCGCGCCGGCTCGGCCCTCTGGTCACCGAACGGCTGCCGGTCGCCATCCGCGCCTCGGAAGCCACCGAAGGACGCGCCCGCCTCTATCGCAGGGTGAACGCCCGCGACCGTGCCGCCGCCTCGCTCCGTGCCGCCACCAGAACCCGCCTCGCCCCGCTCCTCGGTGTCTCCGCGGCCGACACCCACTCCCCCGAAGCTCTGCTCCCCGCAGTCTCGGCACACCTCCCCGACGGGGAGCACGACGCCCGCGAGCTGCTCTTCGGCGCGCCCCCGGCCGACGACGCAGCCCTTGTCCGACTCGCAGACCAACTCGACGCCCTCGAAAGAGAGGTACGCACCTCATGA
- a CDS encoding AAA family ATPase: MSAPTPETAENSDRARSSLEALRTEIAKAVVGQDPAVTGLVVALLCRGHVLLEGVPGVAKTLLVRALAASLELDTKRVQFTPDLMPSDVTGSLVYDTHTSEFSFQPGPVFTNLLLADEINRTPPKTQSSLLEAMEERQVTVDGTPRPLPDPFLVAATQNPVEYEGTYPLPEAQLDRFLLKLTVPLPSREDEINVLTRHADGFDPRDLDAAGVRPVAGPGDLEAARAAVAKTSVSAEIAAYVVDICRATRESPSLTLGASPRGATALLSTARAWAWLSGRDYVIPDDVKALALPTLRHRLQLRPEAEMEGVTADSVITAILANVPVPR, encoded by the coding sequence ATGAGCGCCCCGACCCCCGAGACAGCCGAGAACTCGGACCGCGCACGCTCCTCCCTGGAGGCACTGCGCACCGAGATCGCCAAGGCCGTGGTCGGCCAGGACCCCGCTGTCACCGGTCTCGTCGTGGCCCTGCTCTGCCGCGGCCATGTGCTGCTCGAGGGAGTACCCGGCGTCGCCAAGACCCTGCTGGTACGGGCTCTGGCCGCGTCTCTCGAGCTCGACACGAAGCGCGTCCAGTTCACGCCCGACCTGATGCCCAGCGATGTCACCGGCTCCCTGGTCTACGACACGCACACCTCCGAGTTCTCCTTCCAGCCCGGGCCGGTGTTCACCAACCTCCTGCTCGCGGACGAGATCAACCGCACCCCGCCCAAGACCCAGTCGTCGCTCCTGGAAGCGATGGAGGAGCGCCAGGTCACGGTCGACGGCACACCGCGCCCCCTGCCCGATCCCTTCCTCGTGGCAGCGACGCAGAACCCCGTCGAGTACGAAGGCACATACCCCCTTCCTGAAGCGCAGTTGGACCGGTTTCTTCTCAAGCTGACCGTGCCTCTTCCCTCCCGCGAAGACGAGATCAATGTCCTGACCCGGCACGCCGACGGTTTCGATCCGCGTGACCTGGATGCGGCGGGGGTGCGTCCCGTCGCCGGCCCTGGCGACCTGGAAGCGGCGCGTGCCGCCGTCGCCAAGACCTCTGTCTCTGCCGAGATCGCCGCCTATGTCGTCGATATCTGCCGTGCCACCCGTGAATCCCCCTCGCTCACGCTGGGCGCCTCGCCTCGAGGTGCCACAGCCCTGCTGTCCACCGCCCGTGCCTGGGCCTGGCTCTCCGGACGCGACTACGTCATCCCGGACGACGTAAAAGCCCTGGCCCTGCCCACCCTCCGGCACCGGCTCCAGCTCCGGCCCGAGGCGGAGATGGAAGGAGTCACCGCCGACTCCGTCATCACCGCGATCCTCGCCAACGTCCCCGTCCCCCGCTGA
- a CDS encoding DUF58 domain-containing protein encodes MALTGRTALLAALGSLPVGILAPSWTGMLAVNAPLSLAILCDYALAAPVRTLRFTRSGDTSVRLGDAARVELTVSNPSGRPLRAQIRDAWPPSSWQPGTEQAGSRHRLRIPAGERRRLTTVLQPTRRGDRQAERVTVRSYGPLGLAARQGNHRVPWTVRVLPPFTSRKHLPARLARLRELDGRTSVLVRGQGTEFDSLRDYVPGDDTRSIDWRATARRTTVAVRTWRPERDRHILIVLDTGRTSAGRVGDVPRLDAAMDSALLLSALASRAGDRVGLLAYDRRVRAQVLGRSAGDILPALVNAFATLEPELVETDARGLSAAALQNAPRRSLIVLLTSLDAAPVEGGLLPVLPQLTQRHTVLVASVADPHIEHMTGGRGSAEGVYDAAAGTQAQLQRRRAAEQLQRHGVTVVDATPEKLAPALADAYLALKAAGRL; translated from the coding sequence ATGGCCCTCACTGGACGAACAGCGCTCCTCGCCGCTCTCGGCTCTCTCCCCGTGGGCATCCTCGCCCCGAGCTGGACGGGGATGCTCGCTGTCAACGCGCCGCTCTCACTCGCAATCCTGTGCGACTACGCCCTCGCCGCGCCAGTGCGAACGCTCCGATTCACCCGAAGCGGTGACACATCCGTTCGACTCGGTGACGCTGCCAGGGTCGAGCTGACCGTCTCCAACCCGTCCGGACGCCCTCTGCGGGCGCAGATCCGTGATGCCTGGCCGCCCAGCAGCTGGCAACCGGGCACGGAGCAAGCCGGCTCCCGTCACAGGCTGCGCATCCCGGCGGGCGAGCGCCGCCGCCTCACCACGGTCCTGCAGCCCACACGACGCGGCGACCGCCAGGCCGAACGCGTCACGGTGCGCTCCTACGGCCCTCTGGGCCTGGCGGCCCGGCAGGGGAACCACAGGGTCCCGTGGACGGTCCGCGTCCTCCCGCCGTTCACCAGCCGGAAGCACCTGCCCGCACGGCTGGCGCGCCTGCGCGAACTCGACGGCCGCACAAGCGTCCTCGTCCGCGGGCAAGGAACGGAGTTCGACAGTCTGCGCGACTACGTGCCCGGGGACGACACACGCTCCATCGACTGGCGGGCCACCGCACGCCGCACCACGGTCGCGGTCCGCACCTGGCGTCCGGAGCGCGACCGTCACATCCTCATCGTCCTCGACACCGGGCGGACTTCGGCGGGACGTGTGGGAGACGTGCCACGCCTGGACGCCGCCATGGACTCCGCACTGCTCCTCAGCGCACTCGCTTCCCGTGCCGGCGACCGGGTCGGCCTGCTGGCCTACGATCGCCGCGTCCGCGCCCAGGTCCTCGGGCGTTCCGCCGGAGACATCCTTCCTGCGCTCGTCAACGCCTTCGCAACGCTGGAGCCGGAGCTGGTCGAGACCGACGCCCGTGGTCTCAGCGCGGCCGCCCTGCAGAACGCCCCCCGCAGGTCCCTGATCGTCCTGCTCACCAGCCTCGACGCCGCTCCGGTCGAAGGGGGCCTGCTCCCCGTGCTTCCGCAGCTCACGCAGCGGCACACGGTGCTGGTGGCGTCCGTGGCTGACCCGCACATCGAGCACATGACCGGTGGCCGGGGCTCCGCGGAGGGCGTCTATGACGCTGCTGCGGGGACTCAGGCCCAGCTCCAGCGCCGCCGAGCGGCGGAACAGTTGCAGCGCCACGGTGTCACCGTCGTGGACGCGACACCGGAGAAGCTCGCCCCTGCCCTTGCCGATGCCTATCTCGCACTCAAGGCCGCCGGACGTCTCTGA
- a CDS encoding stage II sporulation protein M: MDLDVFVTAHRAEWDRLDHLLRRGRHLTGAEADELVALYQRTATHLSLVQSSAPDPALTARLTQLVARARAVVTGTRRAGWRDAVNFLTAGFPAAVYRSRHWWIPTAVLSTLVAALIGWWIGAHPEVQSAIGAPEELRRLTRPGGEYETYYSSHPAASFAAQVWTNNAQAAAMCLTLGAFLCVPVIWILFLNMLNLGVGIGLMSSAGRLDVFLGLVLPHGLLELTAVFVAAGTGLRLGWTVIDPGPQTRRSALAERGRAALGMAIGLALVLFVSGLIEGFVTPSGLPTWARITIGVVAEAAFLAYVYILGGRAARAGDLGDVEEPDRSAELPTAA; the protein is encoded by the coding sequence ATGGACCTCGATGTCTTCGTCACAGCCCACCGCGCCGAGTGGGACCGCCTGGACCATCTTCTTCGTCGTGGTCGCCATCTGACCGGCGCGGAGGCCGACGAGCTCGTCGCCCTCTACCAGCGGACGGCGACGCATCTCTCCCTTGTCCAGTCCAGCGCTCCGGACCCTGCGCTCACGGCCAGGCTGACGCAGTTGGTGGCACGGGCACGCGCTGTCGTCACCGGCACCAGGAGGGCCGGCTGGAGGGATGCCGTCAACTTCCTCACCGCCGGATTTCCCGCAGCGGTGTACCGCTCCCGCCACTGGTGGATACCGACCGCCGTCCTCTCCACTCTCGTCGCCGCTCTCATCGGCTGGTGGATAGGCGCTCACCCGGAGGTCCAGTCGGCGATCGGGGCACCTGAGGAACTCCGCCGCCTGACCCGGCCCGGCGGTGAGTACGAGACCTACTACTCGAGCCACCCCGCCGCCTCCTTCGCGGCGCAGGTCTGGACGAACAACGCCCAGGCAGCGGCCATGTGTCTGACCCTGGGCGCGTTCCTGTGCGTCCCGGTCATCTGGATCCTCTTCCTGAACATGCTGAATCTGGGCGTCGGCATCGGTCTCATGTCCTCGGCGGGACGCCTCGACGTCTTCCTCGGACTGGTGCTGCCGCACGGCCTGCTCGAACTCACGGCTGTCTTCGTTGCTGCCGGCACGGGCCTGCGGCTCGGCTGGACGGTCATCGACCCCGGCCCGCAGACCCGCCGCTCGGCGCTCGCCGAGCGAGGACGGGCGGCGCTCGGCATGGCCATCGGGCTGGCGCTGGTGCTGTTCGTGTCAGGCCTGATCGAGGGCTTCGTGACGCCTTCGGGTCTTCCGACCTGGGCCCGCATCACCATCGGCGTCGTCGCCGAGGCGGCGTTCCTGGCGTACGTCTACATCCTGGGCGGCCGCGCCGCCCGAGCCGGAGACTTGGGCGACGTGGAGGAGCCCGACCGCAGCGCGGAGCTGCCCACAGCGGCGTGA
- a CDS encoding RDD family protein: MSGLVTGDAVVLGLQPARLPSRALALVIDLVVVWTVYLFVSIGLAVATASLDEAAVMAMSIASFLLVLVGAPIAVETLSHGRSLGKLACGLRVVRDDGGPIRFRHALVRGAMGVVEVLFSFGVIACIASLVSARGRRIGDVFAGTLVVRERVPAARAPMVPPPPPPWLVGKFAGLDLSGVPDALWLAIRQYLTRMRQLDPAVSWSMAQRLAGDLAAHTGTPAPVGVPPAAYLAAVVNERQAREARRAFVSAAPGPVAGPASVAEAVMPVDRPVAGAGTGPGTGTGTGTGPGTGIGPGAGTGATGHGAARPPQVERPADVRPPASPGGFAPPA; encoded by the coding sequence GTGAGCGGGCTAGTGACGGGCGATGCGGTCGTATTGGGGCTGCAGCCGGCAAGACTGCCGAGCCGGGCCCTTGCCCTCGTGATCGACCTCGTCGTCGTGTGGACGGTCTATCTGTTCGTGTCGATCGGGCTGGCCGTGGCGACGGCCTCCCTGGACGAGGCCGCTGTCATGGCGATGTCCATCGCTTCGTTCCTGCTCGTCCTCGTCGGTGCGCCGATCGCCGTGGAGACCCTCAGTCATGGGCGGTCGCTCGGAAAGCTCGCCTGCGGGCTGCGGGTGGTCAGGGACGACGGAGGCCCTATCCGGTTCCGGCACGCTCTGGTACGCGGCGCGATGGGAGTCGTCGAGGTCCTCTTCTCGTTCGGGGTCATCGCGTGCATCGCCTCGCTGGTGTCGGCACGGGGCCGGCGCATTGGGGATGTCTTCGCCGGAACCCTCGTCGTGCGCGAGCGGGTGCCCGCGGCCCGCGCTCCGATGGTGCCTCCCCCTCCGCCGCCGTGGCTGGTCGGCAAGTTCGCCGGCCTCGACCTGTCTGGCGTGCCGGACGCGTTGTGGCTGGCGATACGCCAGTACCTGACGCGTATGCGGCAACTGGACCCGGCGGTGAGCTGGTCCATGGCGCAGCGGCTGGCCGGTGACCTCGCCGCACATACGGGAACGCCTGCACCGGTCGGCGTTCCTCCGGCGGCGTATCTCGCGGCTGTCGTGAACGAACGGCAGGCCCGCGAGGCCCGGCGGGCCTTCGTCTCCGCCGCGCCGGGACCGGTGGCCGGGCCCGCGTCGGTCGCGGAGGCGGTCATGCCGGTCGACCGGCCGGTGGCCGGCGCTGGGACCGGGCCCGGGACGGGGACGGGGACGGGGACGGGGCCCGGGACGGGGATTGGGCCCGGGGCTGGGACCGGGGCGACAGGCCACGGGGCTGCCCGGCCGCCGCAGGTCGAACGCCCTGCTGACGTTCGACCGCCGGCATCGCCGGGTGGGTTCGCCCCTCCTGCGTAG
- the ahcY gene encoding adenosylhomocysteinase, translating to MPTVANGQDFKVADLSLAPFGRKEITLAEHEMPGLMSIRKEYAAAQPLAGARITGSLHMTVQTAVLIETLVALGAEVRWASCNIFSTQDHAAAAIAVGPNGTPENPQGVPVFAWKGETLEEYWWCTEQALTWPNTATGGPNMILDDGGDATLLVHKGVEFEKAGAAPDPSTADSEEYGYILQLLNRTLTEDPQKWTQLSSEIRGVTEETTTGVHRLYEMHRDGTLLFPAINVNDAVTKSKFDNKYGCRHSLIDGINRATDVLIGGKTAVVCGYGDVGKGCAESLRGQGARVIVTEIDPICALQAAMDGYQVTTLDEVVETADIFITTTGNKDIIMASDMARMKHQAIVGNIGHFDNEIDMAGLAQIPGIVKDEVKPQVHTWTFADGKVLIVLSEGRLLNLGNATGHPSFVMSNSFADQTLAQIELFTKPQEYPTDVYVLPKHLDEKVARLHLDALGVKLTTLRPEQASYIGVEVDGPYKPDHYRY from the coding sequence ATGCCGACTGTCGCCAATGGCCAGGACTTCAAGGTCGCCGACCTTTCCCTCGCCCCCTTCGGCCGCAAAGAGATCACTCTGGCCGAGCACGAGATGCCCGGCCTGATGTCGATCCGCAAGGAGTACGCCGCCGCGCAGCCCCTCGCCGGCGCGCGCATCACCGGCTCCCTGCACATGACGGTGCAGACCGCCGTCCTCATCGAGACCCTCGTCGCGCTGGGCGCCGAGGTCCGCTGGGCCTCCTGCAACATCTTCTCCACCCAGGACCACGCCGCCGCGGCCATCGCCGTCGGCCCGAACGGCACTCCCGAGAACCCGCAGGGCGTTCCGGTGTTCGCCTGGAAGGGCGAGACGCTGGAGGAGTACTGGTGGTGCACCGAGCAGGCGCTGACCTGGCCGAACACCGCCACCGGCGGCCCCAACATGATCCTGGACGACGGTGGTGACGCCACCCTCCTGGTCCACAAGGGCGTCGAGTTCGAGAAGGCGGGTGCGGCCCCCGACCCCTCGACCGCGGACAGCGAGGAGTACGGCTACATCCTGCAGCTGCTGAACCGCACGCTGACCGAGGACCCGCAGAAGTGGACGCAGCTGTCGTCCGAGATCCGCGGCGTCACGGAGGAGACCACCACCGGTGTCCACCGTCTGTACGAGATGCACCGCGACGGGACGCTGCTGTTCCCGGCGATCAATGTGAACGACGCGGTGACGAAGTCGAAGTTCGACAACAAGTACGGCTGCCGCCACTCGCTGATCGACGGCATCAACCGCGCCACCGACGTCCTGATCGGCGGCAAGACCGCGGTCGTGTGCGGCTACGGCGACGTCGGCAAGGGCTGCGCGGAGTCGCTGCGCGGCCAGGGCGCCCGGGTGATCGTCACGGAGATCGACCCGATCTGCGCGCTGCAGGCGGCGATGGACGGCTACCAGGTCACCACGCTGGACGAGGTGGTGGAGACGGCCGACATCTTCATCACGACGACTGGCAACAAGGACATCATCATGGCCTCGGACATGGCCAGGATGAAGCACCAGGCCATCGTGGGGAACATCGGCCACTTCGACAACGAGATCGACATGGCCGGCCTCGCCCAGATTCCCGGCATCGTCAAGGACGAGGTCAAGCCGCAGGTCCACACCTGGACATTCGCCGACGGCAAGGTCCTGATCGTCCTGTCCGAGGGCCGCCTGCTCAACCTGGGCAACGCCACCGGCCACCCCTCGTTCGTGATGTCCAACTCCTTCGCGGACCAGACCCTGGCCCAGATCGAGCTGTTCACGAAGCCGCAGGAGTACCCCACCGACGTCTACGTGCTCCCCAAGCACCTGGACGAGAAGGTCGCCCGCCTCCACCTCGACGCACTCGGTGTCAAGCTCACCACCCTGCGTCCGGAGCAGGCCTCCTACATCGGTGTCGAGGTCGACGGCCCGTACAAGCCCGACCACTACCGCTACTGA
- a CDS encoding fructose-specific PTS transporter subunit EIIC, with protein MAAEKLTQAAEALGVEMKVETQGSIGVENMLSDNDVSDADGIIIAADKDVDRSRFEGKKVLAVGVAEGIRHPEQLIERVRNALVHLAEGGSGDGTAGPARGAKGVSGGSGGSGGKERSVTYKALMNGVSYMIPFVVVGGLLIAVSLALGGEATATGYAIPEWSFWEDVFKIGEIGFQLMIPILSGYIAYAIADRPALVPGMIGGWIANNGALYGSEAGAGFIGAIVTGFLAGYLVLWIKKVKVPRFAQPIMPIIVIPIVATTALGLFFILVIGKPISWVFTHLTDWLSGMTGTSAILLGALLGLMIAFDMGGPVNKTAFLFGAGLIATGNQTVMGMCAAAIPVMPLGQGLATLMRRKLYSEQERETGMAALFMGMFGISEGAIPFAAARPAQVIPANMLGGAVAGAIAGMAGVEDAVPHGGPVVAVLGAVGGVPMFFLAVAAGTVVTAITTNALIGIRGRGSDALTPVREPVLVGAGAAGPAAAGPDAEDTRNVREAGAGQAPAAPTAPAAPTAPTAPTEEETLDEEVLSGYLTAQTVKVRLEADDKDAAIREMAAMLATTGKVADPEALVRAALAREEQGTTGLGEEIAVPHAKSDAVTSPVVGFARSAQGVEWGSPDGTRARLIFMITVPEAAAGDEHLRILAMLSRKLMDTEFRERLMAAPDETAVLSVLREVR; from the coding sequence ATGGCCGCGGAGAAGCTGACGCAGGCCGCGGAGGCGCTCGGTGTCGAGATGAAGGTGGAGACCCAAGGATCCATCGGCGTCGAGAACATGCTCTCTGACAACGATGTCAGCGACGCTGACGGCATCATCATCGCCGCCGACAAGGACGTCGACCGCAGCCGCTTCGAGGGGAAGAAGGTGCTGGCCGTCGGTGTCGCCGAGGGCATCCGCCATCCCGAGCAGCTGATCGAGCGGGTGCGGAACGCACTGGTGCACCTCGCGGAAGGCGGCAGTGGCGACGGCACGGCCGGACCGGCGCGGGGCGCGAAGGGCGTGAGCGGAGGCAGCGGCGGAAGCGGCGGCAAGGAACGCAGCGTCACGTACAAGGCCCTGATGAACGGCGTCTCGTACATGATCCCCTTCGTGGTCGTGGGCGGGCTGCTCATCGCCGTCTCGCTGGCACTGGGCGGGGAGGCGACGGCCACGGGCTACGCCATACCGGAATGGTCGTTCTGGGAGGACGTCTTCAAGATCGGCGAGATCGGCTTCCAGCTCATGATCCCGATCCTGTCCGGCTACATCGCCTACGCGATCGCGGACCGCCCGGCCCTGGTGCCCGGCATGATCGGTGGCTGGATCGCCAACAACGGCGCGTTGTACGGCTCCGAGGCGGGTGCCGGCTTCATCGGTGCCATCGTCACCGGTTTCCTGGCCGGTTATCTGGTGCTGTGGATCAAGAAGGTCAAGGTCCCCAGGTTCGCCCAGCCGATCATGCCGATCATCGTCATTCCGATCGTGGCCACGACGGCGCTCGGACTCTTCTTCATACTCGTCATCGGCAAGCCGATCTCATGGGTGTTCACCCACCTCACCGACTGGCTCAGCGGTATGACGGGCACGAGTGCGATCCTGCTCGGCGCGCTCCTCGGCCTGATGATCGCCTTCGACATGGGCGGCCCCGTCAACAAGACGGCGTTCCTGTTCGGCGCGGGTCTCATCGCGACCGGCAACCAGACGGTGATGGGCATGTGCGCCGCCGCCATCCCGGTCATGCCGCTGGGGCAGGGCCTCGCCACGCTGATGCGCCGCAAGCTGTACTCCGAGCAGGAGCGCGAGACGGGTATGGCCGCGCTCTTCATGGGCATGTTCGGCATCTCCGAGGGCGCTATCCCGTTCGCGGCCGCCCGGCCCGCACAGGTCATCCCGGCGAACATGCTCGGCGGTGCCGTCGCCGGCGCGATCGCGGGCATGGCCGGTGTCGAGGACGCGGTTCCGCACGGCGGGCCCGTCGTGGCGGTACTGGGCGCGGTCGGCGGGGTGCCCATGTTCTTCCTGGCGGTCGCCGCCGGCACCGTGGTCACCGCGATCACCACCAATGCGCTGATCGGCATCAGGGGGCGGGGCAGCGACGCGCTCACGCCTGTCCGCGAGCCGGTGCTCGTGGGAGCGGGGGCAGCAGGACCGGCAGCAGCAGGACCCGACGCGGAAGACACCCGAAACGTACGGGAGGCGGGCGCGGGCCAGGCCCCCGCCGCCCCGACCGCTCCGGCCGCGCCGACCGCGCCGACCGCGCCGACCGAAGAGGAGACCCTCGACGAGGAGGTCCTCTCCGGCTACCTGACCGCGCAGACCGTGAAGGTGCGGCTCGAGGCCGACGACAAGGACGCCGCCATCCGCGAGATGGCGGCGATGCTCGCCACCACCGGCAAGGTCGCGGACCCCGAGGCACTGGTGCGGGCCGCGCTCGCGCGCGAGGAGCAGGGCACCACGGGACTCGGCGAGGAGATCGCCGTCCCCCATGCCAAGTCCGATGCCGTCACGTCGCCGGTCGTCGGTTTCGCCCGGTCCGCGCAGGGCGTGGAGTGGGGTTCCCCGGACGGCACCAGGGCCAGGCTGATCTTCATGATCACGGTGCCGGAGGCGGCCGCGGGCGACGAGCACCTGCGGATCCTCGCCATGCTGTCGCGCAAGCTCATGGACACGGAGTTCCGGGAGCGCCTGATGGCGGCGCCGGACGAGACCGCGGTCCTCTCCGTGCTGCGCGAGGTCCGGTAG
- the lepB gene encoding signal peptidase I, whose amino-acid sequence MGSGRPERGLRIAGWVLTPPGVLLFAGALLMFLSGYGGVTTRSDSMQPAYGAGDRIVFEKLDDGRVRRGDVVLYRMTGRYDGHPVVQRVIGVGGDHVVGSAQGGPLLLNGKPLPEPYVRRGDAVGGMPFDITVPQGRLLLLGDDRGNSRDSRFFQDEYGGGTVAATSVYGRILDDVTVPVVLGLTAALGGVAGLTGAGLWLAGGLAGRRRPVPPPVPVPPPVPYP is encoded by the coding sequence ATGGGATCAGGCAGACCGGAGCGTGGGCTGCGGATCGCGGGGTGGGTGCTCACACCGCCGGGTGTCCTGCTGTTCGCGGGGGCACTGCTGATGTTCCTGTCCGGGTACGGCGGCGTGACGACGCGCTCCGACTCTATGCAGCCGGCCTACGGCGCCGGCGACAGGATCGTCTTCGAGAAGCTCGACGACGGCCGTGTGCGGCGCGGGGACGTCGTGCTCTACCGCATGACGGGCCGTTACGACGGGCATCCGGTGGTGCAGCGCGTCATCGGTGTCGGCGGGGACCATGTGGTGGGCAGTGCGCAAGGCGGCCCGCTCCTTCTCAACGGCAAGCCGCTGCCGGAGCCGTACGTGCGGCGGGGCGACGCGGTCGGCGGGATGCCGTTCGACATCACCGTGCCGCAGGGCCGGCTGCTCCTGCTCGGGGACGATCGCGGCAACTCCCGGGACTCACGCTTCTTCCAGGACGAGTACGGCGGGGGGACGGTGGCCGCGACGTCCGTGTACGGCCGGATCCTCGACGACGTCACGGTGCCGGTGGTGCTCGGCCTCACCGCCGCGTTGGGGGGCGTCGCCGGCCTGACCGGGGCGGGGCTCTGGCTCGCCGGTGGGCTGGCGGGGCGCCGGCGCCCGGTTCCGCCTCCCGTTCCCGTTCCGCCCCCGGTTCCGTACCCCTGA
- a CDS encoding cation diffusion facilitator family transporter — protein MSASGGTKAIVAALAANLAIAVAKFVAFLFSGSSSMLAESVHSLADSGNQGLLLVGGKKAKREATPQHPFGYGRERYIYAFLVSIVLFSVGGMFAIYEGYEKIKHPHEIEAWYWPVGVLVFAIIAETFSFRTAIKESNAVRGKLTWTQFVRRAKAPELPVVLLEDLGALVGLILALVGVSLALVTGNGVWDGIGTLCIGVLLILIAIVLAAETKSLLLGEAAGTEDIEKIQAATVDGETVTRIIHMRTLHLGPEELLVAAKIAVERHETADEVAQAINAAEDRIRAAVPIARVIYLEPDIYNEAEVTPGTDPAKPSPGGSGH, from the coding sequence ATGAGCGCGTCAGGCGGTACCAAGGCGATCGTGGCGGCACTCGCCGCCAACCTCGCAATCGCGGTGGCCAAATTCGTGGCGTTCCTGTTCAGCGGTTCGTCGTCGATGCTTGCGGAGAGCGTCCACTCGCTGGCGGACTCGGGCAACCAGGGCCTGCTCCTCGTGGGCGGCAAGAAGGCCAAGCGCGAGGCGACGCCGCAACACCCCTTCGGATACGGGCGCGAGCGCTACATCTACGCGTTCCTCGTCTCCATCGTGCTCTTCTCCGTCGGTGGCATGTTCGCCATCTACGAGGGCTACGAGAAGATCAAGCACCCGCACGAGATCGAGGCCTGGTACTGGCCCGTCGGCGTCCTCGTCTTCGCGATCATCGCCGAGACCTTCTCGTTCCGTACCGCCATCAAGGAGTCCAACGCGGTCCGCGGCAAGCTGACCTGGACGCAGTTCGTGCGCCGGGCGAAGGCCCCCGAGCTGCCGGTCGTGCTCCTCGAGGACCTCGGCGCGCTGGTCGGTCTGATCCTCGCGCTCGTCGGCGTCAGCCTGGCGCTGGTCACCGGCAACGGCGTCTGGGACGGCATCGGCACCCTCTGCATCGGCGTCCTGCTGATCCTGATCGCGATCGTGCTCGCCGCCGAGACCAAGTCGCTGCTGCTCGGCGAGGCCGCAGGCACGGAGGACATCGAGAAGATCCAGGCAGCCACCGTCGACGGTGAGACGGTCACGCGCATCATCCACATGCGCACGCTCCACCTCGGGCCGGAGGAGCTGCTGGTCGCGGCGAAGATCGCCGTCGAGCGGCACGAGACGGCCGACGAGGTCGCGCAGGCGATCAACGCCGCGGAGGACCGCATCCGCGCGGCCGTGCCGATCGCACGCGTCATCTACCTGGAGCCGGACATCTACAACGAGGCGGAAGTGACGCCCGGGACGGATCCGGCGAAGCCCTCCCCGGGCGGCTCGGGTCACTGA